The genomic stretch TCTGGTTGATGTGTGCACGTTCTTCCGGGAGAATTCCTGCCCTTTGGACGTCATACAGGGCCATATTTGAAAAAATCTTTAtgaaacttatattttatagcTACGAATCCTGAAGGagtgtatttggcacagaaatactccatcataAGTCAAACTCGTTTTtcgaaactttggccatgtttagcatgagaattcCAACTCtttaaggggccgttcacatgtcGCGTCTAAAAACACGTGGAAAGCGCAGCCACGCCGCTTTCTCCTCCTTTCCAAAGTGCTTGCACTCCCGTGGCGTCTGTTGTCGCTATACAACCATGAACTGCACTCTCCGCGGTGACGAGGAAGTATCAGCAAAGGATTAactgatttctagcccttgcattagtttacTAGCTATATTTAtgcagatgagaaataaaaacccgCCCTGTACAGCTATGTTCAGCTGAGCTTTCTATGTTGTTACGGAGAGGCCGAAGCTGATCGGtcggttcttgtcacatgacctgcggtgagattgcggcattctgaaaagttgagatgttTTCATCTCGCCGCAGCATAGGCGCGCCTGGAAAAAccgcatgcgcgtcgcgaccgcgtcgTTTCTATTATTAGTATTCTATTATATAAAATTCTATTCTATTACGCTTGCCGCGCGCCTACATTACGAACTTGCGCGCGCAAAAGACGTgacatgtgaacggcccctaactgTCCAAGGTGATGGGAGGAAAGACATTAAGTTTCAAACTATTtttcattcacaaaaaaaacaacaaacaaaaaactgtaaaaacgaGTGAAACAAGGACAGTTAAATAGGATTGAAAATTGTCCCTGAGAGCAAAATTAGCCTAAACAATATAacaaggatgtcttatttagCCTGCACCTCAGAAACAAGACAATTTACTTGAAATGAGAAAATacatgaaaatgagaaaataaatgaaatgcttGCCTAATGTTGAACCATTAGGCTCTGACTTtttgttatttgagttactttatattaataagcaatttacaTAAATGATGCTGTCAGCACTTTGTTCAGTTCACTCAAATTTCAGAGGTGTGGCAATgacaatgttgttgtttttttatcttATCAGATACTCAAGGGGTTGTATGTGTATTTTATAGACAGTGAACTGTTGTTCATTACACACTGTGTTTGAAGACAGAATCTCAATGAGTTGCTTCAGCCCAGTCTATCAAACAaatacacactcaaacacacactctcttaCACAGACACATCACTTACTAAACAGACTGGCACTAACAGACTCTTAGTCAGTGCACATAAATCAAGTGTTTAAAACAGGCATTCAGCCAGATGCCCCTTTTAAGGCCCCCTTTCCCATCCTGATCTAAAGGGAAAAAACACTACCAGCCTCCACAAAACCCAATCGGGACTCCTGAGAATCACGCAAAGGGGCTCAAGGCGCTTCCCACATCAGAACAGTTTTGTACAAAGTAGAGAACTGACCCATTCAGACACCCTTGCAATGTTCTATTCTCCAACCTGGCCTTACGCCACATTTACCCTCTTAAGCCTTATACCGATCCAATGAAAAACTGCAAAGAATGACACAAGACACAGAATTAGTTCTGACATAGTAAATGTTGGAAGTTGTGCCATGTGGAAACACAGGACTCATGGATAATTTGgtcaaaaagaaaataataagaCACCAGTGACTGTTTACGAAGCATTCATTTGTTCACTGTATCAGAATTTCTGCTTCCTCATGGACTTCAGCTTTAACAacgcagtgaaaaaaaaaaactttacaaagattaaaaaaaattttttttgcatgCTCGGCATCTCGTGTCAGCCAGCATCTTGGCACATGTCACCAAATTGCTTCGTTAGTGGAAGCAGCAagcttattttttaaagatgatTTATGGAAACTGATTAAGCAGCCAACccttacagtaaaatattgaaAATCTGTGCACACTAACAACTGCAACACACATTTGTACATTTGTACAGAAGGGCTAGTCATGAAGTCTAATTCAATGCCTGAAAACTGTAATTAGAACAACACTACCCCCTGTTGGATGAGAGATATTAATGCAGATCTCCAAACTTGAGACCTCTAAAAGCAGTGCTTTTCCTGGTGGGATGTAGACCTGTGAGCTAGCTGTTGCAACCAAAATtttaactggaaaaaaaaatgataggAAAAAAAGGTTATTGAAAAACAAAGTATATTTATCTGGGATCTGAAAGCAAATCATTGTGTGAGTTTTCTTAACTAGCCTACTTAAATctctacactcttaaaaaaaaattttttttactggCATCAAAagttccataaagaacctttagtATCCATGGAacttttccattgcacaaaaggttctttatggatgaaaaaggttcttttaagaaaggttctttggggcctacctaatattttattaattattaaatacttaaatattacattataatttttttaaataatattaataattatttactcATAGTGTCCTTTATTGCATTGTTTTTGCCATTTAAGAAGGTTATTCTAGAGTGAAAACCCATATTAATTAGATAAGGTAATTTAGTGTTTGTATCAAATTAATTTGTGATAAAGATAACTGGGCATTATCGGCTGTTGGTTTTGATGGATCAGTGACTCAACGTAAGTCCTCGGCAGTGGCAGCTGGTGCAAAAAATATTTGGGGggggcacaaaaaaaaatgtagaaatgcaggaatgaataggctaattgttaaataaccatttaacaagtgatataataatgtatctaTCTAAAACATAgaaaattcagtatttaaaaCATGCCACAGGGCTGtgatctaaaaaaaatatctgtatttaattacaaaaaaaaaattatttaagatcctgcccaatattgtccaagaaacaatgttcatattgaaggctatgaaaaaaaaacatgaatctAACTGTGTAGTATATGCTATaaattatgtgcaaaaaaggggtcaaatcacattaggcctaggctacattctaaaattgtacctttacaatctaaaaacaaaatgttttttgaagcagaaattaaatgcacaaaactaaaaatgaaaataaataaaaacaaaagaacagattaataataatgattattttgattaccctacaatagtcactttacacagttactgctatcgtacaaatacacttagttgtagGTTCGAAATTCTTCATATGACATAATTATTTTCgccaacaaaaacacattttcaacaaatattttgagcaaaatgtattttactcagattgaactccgtctgttcggcgcgcggcggcgctcgttcacggaagtttgtgcttgctgaaggctcgtccacgcctgactataaaatggaaatattttctcgactttataacttttacagatggagaataggtctgtcaaatgtaaattatgcactgaggaaattattaaatgtcacttcggcttaaaaaaaaaaaattaatacaggtATGTTTGTTTCCACCAATCGCTGCACAAGTTAAGGTTACGTATGATGACGAAAGCACGTAAGTGCGAGCCCTCCCGGAACCCATAGTGCATTGCAGTGCCTGCAGTTCGaaaaaaaagtctatgggaGCAGTCGGGGCAAATCTCCGCCAGACTGAAATGCCCAAAAGGAGGCGGTACTCAGGTTCAGATCAAATGGTTCAGTTCTGTAAAATTATTTGACTCAAAACCAAACATGATTTCTATACAATATAATCACAGCTGAACTTATGATAAATGGTGATTATAGTACAGCTACCCATGAAACATCCTTTGCATTTGTCTCTTTAAGTTTGTCAAGTTGCCAAATAACCCCGTATGCCAGGCTTTTTTTAGACAGCTGGTTGGCGTGGTGCATTGACCTAACCCTAGGTATAGTCAGGACAGCTTCTGGCTCCCTGATTGGCTGAATTAGGTAATGTGTTTGGAAATCTGGCGGTGCCACGAGACGGTCCCGTGAAATAGTCTGTCTATGCTTGAGGAGTGTTGAAATAGGCTACACATGAAACTGCACTGTGACTTGTGCCACActgttttatctatctatctaaaagTGTGTCTTTTAATAGTATTCTATGAGACATGGCAGCCCAGCAAACATAAGGTATAAGAttatgaatttaaaatgaataatttctttacaatgtCCACTAGATGTCCCTCTCCACCATTGCTATTCCAATCGGTAACTTGCACTGAATGAGACATTGACGTTTTGTGACATAGCCAAGCACTCTTTTTATTCCAGGCTTGTATGAGGTTTGGCAGCGTGACACGGGGCTTATTATGCAATTGAAAGTCTGCTTATCATATCCTTCTGACACAGAAGCAACAATGTTTTTGGATGAGGTCAGTCTAAATCTTGGCAGATGTTCTTCTACCACAAATGACtcaaaaaatgtctttaaatgcatttttcaacAAGTAGCTTATTAATATAGTAGCCTACATAACTACATTAATATACTTTTACAATTACATGTTATCCCAGTGTTACAGAGCCCTTAAGGGGACATGATGACATACGAGATTGGAGGAAGAATTATATTTCAAGGCTTTTGCGTCCTCCAGCAACACTTACGTTCCCCGAGACGCGTTTACCCGCAAAGAATGTAAAAGTTTTCCAAACTAATAAAAAGTTTTGCTAACGAACCCAAAGTTTCTCGGTAGAAGGCAGAAGTTTTGGGAGCTAACGCAATGTTTCTCGTGGGAACGTAAAGGTGTTGGAATGTAGCTAATTCTTCCTTCTCATCTCTTATTTTAATCACCGAGAAAATATGagatgtagcctatatgaaattaATAACCTACCTATAGGATCAAcaattgtattgttttgtttttgattttttgcAAGAGCTGTGTTCTACCttttgagagagaaagagaggtcTTGTGTTATATTTGCACGTTTGGACCTGTTAGGTTGTGGTGCACCAATGGACTGATAACCTCTAATACAATCAGCAAAAACATACCTTTGAAACAGCGTCAACATTTGCACATCAATAAGAAAGGTGCTATGGTATGGATTACTGAGATACATTTAGCAATGCACATCAgtcaatcagtgtttcatcaCTTAATCGTTAATCAAATAGTGATTAGTAAAAATGGTGATAAAATCATACAGAACCATCGTACAGCATGCCGGCTTTGCAAATCTTAAAGAAATAAGGAAAGACTGATACTGATTAGGTTTTAGTCAATATTTACAAACGTGCAATCATATAGCTTGTGTGAAGAACTTTTGCATGTATTggatgacctgatgtttcagtCATGTATGGGATGGGGCCAGGGTGCGAATTACACAATGGccttcagggttttttttttttttttttttttggtgtgtgtgtgtgtgtgtgtatgtatatatatatatatatatatatatatatatatatatatatatatatgtgtgtgtgtgtgtgtgtgtgtgtgtgtgtaatagacctttataaaataaataatgacctTTGTAGGGGCTAGTTTTTATAATTACCTTATTAAAATCTACTTGAATCTTGTTACTTTAATCAATCACAATTCTGTTACCaatgattttttcccccttactGTTTAATGCTAGTAAAGGAAGACTTAACATTGCTTATTTCAGtagtataaaaaacaaaacgtttTTTCAAACTATAGCCATTATATTAAGAAAGCGAGAACACCGAAGCAGTCCATGACTTCAGTCTAATGTGAGTTATGCACTTTCGCAAAAACTCCCGATATAGCCTATGAAACTGTCTATACTGCGAAATGAATCTCTTACTTGCATCTTTTCTACATTAAATTAATCTCTTATTTGCATCTTTctgcattttgtttttcatgatgaTAAACGAGAATTCGCGTAAGTGAATTCAGTCAATCCTCATTAGTCACCGGCATTTGCGCGGTGGCAAATCACAacgcctctgattggtcagtgcATTCCTAAACTCAACAAAACCGTGTGTGATTGGTTATAATGCTCAACACCGCAAACTACACGCGTAAAagaaaatgacaataaatatgaTGTAACGAACAAATTTACTGTAATGCcgtaattttcatatttataggTAATGTTTCATATTACGGGTGGACTACTTTCTCTGACCCCCTCATTAGGGGGTCAGACCCCCCAAAAACACCCTGTAATTCGCACCCTGGATGGGGCCAAAGTAGAGCCATCTGGACCTTTGGAACATGGTAAACACACTGTTGGGTCTTTATGGTGGTTTTATATACATTTGCAAATGTTGTTAGTTTCAGTGCTAAGTTTAGATTCATGGTTCATTACAACCTTCAGAAAATAAAGATTAACTTGACCTACATCCACAGAGCAAACGACCACGGTCAATAGTTTAAAGATTACCGCGCTGCGTCACCTCCGCTCCATCTGAATGCAGCCTAGATAACAATTAGTATTTACAAGTcttgaaataaaagataaaatgaACTACAGCCATTACAACACTCGAGAGGGtgtcattttttcacaaaaccacAGCAACTGGCAGTAGCCTATATTCACACTCGAGTGCGATACGATTTGCACCGACACGGGTCCAGAGCATGGTCCACAGCTACTAAACCTATTCCATTGATGATTGGTCAAGACAAAAATCTGCGGCTCAGTTACTGGCCGGGGTgtgaaatatgcaaataagcGGGACGAGGCTTTATTTAAGGACTCGCACTGTGTGCCGCGTGGAGTGGGTGTGTTGGCAGAGCACAGCAGAAAGGCTGCATACCTGGAGGTGAAATCTTGAAATAACTAATCTTACATTAAAAGCAGCGCTCTGGAATTGCTTATAAATCGCTTGTCTCCTGTAATGTGCTTTGCTCATGAGACCACTTTAAACTGAAGCAATTTCTCCATGAGTTCCACAAGGTAAGAACGTTTTTTGTCTTCTGGTGACTCTATTGCAGTtcaacaaaaactttttttttgtgatatataTTTGTAATCTTCTGTGATGTAAATCTAGATAAGTGATGAGTAACGacaatttttatgtttttttaacttttgtcAACAACTTTTGTGGTTACTGTAATGTTTGAAACCCTAAGTGAAGCACACATTTACAtgtaaatcaaaatttgctttTAAAAGCCCTACAACCTTTTGCTTTGACTTCCTTTGGGAGGTTCAAGGGCCACTGTCATAAACGTTTTAATCATTCCACTCTTCTAATTTTTCATAAAAGCTCAGTTTCTTTTtagaatatttttgaaaaaaatgaaaagcgCAATATTTTACGATATATACTTTCTACTCACACATCTGGGTTGTCTTTTGTGTGTCTTTGTTTAGAGTTCTTCATATCCTCAGTCCCCCAATGCCGGGTCCAGTTATGCCCGCAGAGGTGGCTATGCAGCTGTATATTACTCATTCTCCCCCACTGCGCAACTTCCTGAGCTCTTATGAAGACTACAGGACACGCAACCTGGTCAAAACCTGCTACAAACCCCTGCGGCCCTGCTTGAGCTCCAGAGCCCACCTGGAGCCCCACTGTCGGGGCTGGCAGAATCCAAAATCCAAAGGCAAGAAGAAGGTTGTGTTTGCCGATTCAAAGGGTATGTCGTTAACAGCGGTGCATGTCTTCTCTACTTTCGATAATAGAGAACCCGTTACATCCGAACTGCAGTTTGACCTGGAAGACCTAGGGGACGTCTCATCCACTCTCCATATAAATTCAGTCCAGAGCAGAATTCTAGACTTTCCGCAGCCAGCGGCAGACTATCTGGATTTCCGTAGTAGGTTGCTGAAGAATTTGGTTTGCTTGGAGAACTGTACTCTACAGGAGCGGACCCTCACCGGCACGATCAAAGTGCGTAACCTGGCCTACGAGAAGTCTGTCCATGTGCGGATCACTTTCGACACCTGGAAGAGCTTCCAGGATCTGGAATGCACGTTTATGAATGATGTCTATGGCTGCCAGGATACAGACACATTCTCGTTTGCCATTGAATTACCAGGGTACGTGGCACCTCAGAATAAGGTAGAATTCTGCATTAGCTACACAACTGGAGAGCAGACCTACTGGGACAACAACGATGGCAAAAACTATGGACTTGTTTCAACATCTTGgcaacaaaacaataaatggAATTCCTCAACGCAGGGGAAGAAACCAAATGAATCCAGGAAGTTAGGCAGGAACACGCAAGACAATGAA from Megalobrama amblycephala isolate DHTTF-2021 linkage group LG5, ASM1881202v1, whole genome shotgun sequence encodes the following:
- the ppp1r3ca gene encoding protein phosphatase 1, regulatory subunit 3Ca, producing the protein MSSTRVLHILSPPMPGPVMPAEVAMQLYITHSPPLRNFLSSYEDYRTRNLVKTCYKPLRPCLSSRAHLEPHCRGWQNPKSKGKKKVVFADSKGMSLTAVHVFSTFDNREPVTSELQFDLEDLGDVSSTLHINSVQSRILDFPQPAADYLDFRSRLLKNLVCLENCTLQERTLTGTIKVRNLAYEKSVHVRITFDTWKSFQDLECTFMNDVYGCQDTDTFSFAIELPGYVAPQNKVEFCISYTTGEQTYWDNNDGKNYGLVSTSWQQNNKWNSSTQGKKPNESRKLGRNTQDNEVYKCKSPLQSNGIFPKWQRWGNIAISSPYW